One genomic region from Candidatus Bathyarchaeota archaeon encodes:
- a CDS encoding XTP/dITP diphosphatase, with the protein MEGTELSKEKLVYFATRNFHKFEEIRLILREFGVVTEILNAKSLEIQSDDLEEIARTSVLNVVAIQRLPVMVEDAGLFIEVLNGFPGPYSSYVYRTIGLKGILKLLEKEDNRNAEFRSVIAFCRPGEEPKSFSGMVKGLISTSERGTYGFGFDPIFIPSGAGGRTFAEMATAEKNLYSHRAQAARRFAEWYMRQPNNV; encoded by the coding sequence ATGGAAGGAACTGAGTTGTCTAAGGAGAAACTAGTTTACTTTGCCACACGTAATTTTCATAAATTTGAGGAAATCCGATTGATTTTGCGTGAATTTGGAGTTGTAACCGAGATCTTGAATGCTAAGAGTTTAGAGATTCAGTCGGATGATTTGGAGGAAATTGCGAGAACGAGTGTTTTAAACGTGGTTGCGATTCAGCGGCTTCCAGTTATGGTTGAAGATGCTGGGTTATTTATTGAGGTTCTGAATGGTTTTCCAGGTCCGTATTCGTCTTACGTTTACCGAACGATTGGCTTGAAGGGAATTCTTAAACTTCTTGAAAAAGAAGATAACCGAAATGCGGAATTTCGTTCGGTAATCGCTTTCTGTCGTCCAGGTGAAGAGCCAAAGAGTTTTAGTGGGATGGTGAAAGGTTTAATTTCAACTTCGGAAAGGGGAACTTACGGTTTCGGTTTTGATCCAATTTTTATTCCTTCAGGTGCTGGCGGAAGAACATTTGCAGAGATGGCCACCGCAGAAAAGAACTTGTATTCCCATCGGGCTCAGGCTGCTCGAAGGTTTGCTGAGTGGTACATGAGGCAACCTAACAATGTTTAA